A region from the Altererythrobacter sp. H2 genome encodes:
- a CDS encoding cation:proton antiporter produces the protein MAGELAPTPMLSDALVILGAAGIVIPLFARFRITPVIGFILIGVAVGPYGLGKMVFDHPWLTHITITDPDGLKPFADFGIILLLFAIGLELSFSRLWQLRRYVFGLGALEVLVAGTVLAAVLAMLGQYWTGALALGFALAFSSTAIVLPISGTTSPVGRAALSMLLFEGIALVPIIFILGAMAPHAKADGWGGLIETLWMGGAVIAALLLIGWLGLPKLFGLAARTKSPELFLSAALLVVIGASLATAAVGLSPIVGALIAGVLIAETDYSPEVAAIMEPFKGLALGVFLITIGMSIDLAVVIANLDSILVAVVLVLFFKAVVTMVLLRMMGARRSTAAETGILMASPSEDTLIILAAASAALLIQPGTAQFWQIVTAIGLTVTPLLARLGRSVARRIDAAPDLALDEEEQRVIILGIGRVGQMVAEMLATHNRPYLAIDSNPELTERARRDGFRAQFGDASRLDTLSRLGIGQAQAVVLTMDEPVLAQRLVSRLRKEHPDLLIVARARDLQHAAALYRAGASHAVPETLESSLQLSEAVLTDIGVAVGPVIASIHEKRDEFRAQIERDGELDYRPKLRSGTVRPDPAAAP, from the coding sequence ATGGCCGGAGAACTCGCACCCACCCCGATGCTGTCCGACGCCCTGGTGATTCTCGGCGCGGCGGGGATCGTGATCCCGCTGTTTGCGCGGTTCCGCATCACCCCGGTGATCGGGTTCATCCTGATCGGCGTGGCGGTCGGCCCCTATGGCCTCGGCAAGATGGTGTTCGACCACCCCTGGCTCACCCACATCACGATAACCGACCCGGACGGGCTGAAGCCCTTTGCCGACTTTGGCATCATCCTGCTGCTTTTCGCGATCGGGCTGGAGCTCTCGTTCAGCCGACTATGGCAATTGCGGCGCTATGTCTTCGGCCTCGGCGCGCTAGAGGTGCTGGTCGCCGGGACCGTTCTGGCGGCAGTACTGGCCATGCTGGGACAGTACTGGACCGGCGCGCTGGCGCTGGGGTTTGCCCTGGCGTTCTCTTCGACCGCAATTGTCCTGCCAATTTCCGGCACTACCTCCCCTGTCGGCCGTGCTGCCCTGTCGATGCTGCTGTTCGAAGGCATCGCGCTGGTGCCGATCATCTTCATCCTCGGCGCCATGGCGCCCCATGCTAAGGCCGACGGGTGGGGCGGGCTGATCGAAACGTTGTGGATGGGCGGAGCCGTGATCGCGGCCCTGCTGCTGATCGGCTGGCTAGGCCTGCCAAAGCTGTTCGGTCTCGCCGCCAGGACCAAAAGCCCGGAGCTTTTCCTGTCAGCTGCGCTTCTGGTGGTGATCGGCGCCAGCTTGGCGACCGCAGCGGTAGGACTGTCGCCAATCGTGGGTGCACTGATTGCTGGCGTTCTGATCGCCGAGACGGATTATTCGCCGGAAGTCGCTGCAATCATGGAGCCGTTCAAGGGGCTTGCCCTCGGCGTATTCCTGATCACGATAGGGATGAGCATCGACCTTGCAGTGGTGATTGCCAACCTTGACTCGATCCTGGTGGCTGTCGTCCTCGTGCTGTTTTTCAAGGCAGTCGTGACCATGGTCCTGCTCAGAATGATGGGCGCGCGGCGCAGCACGGCCGCCGAGACCGGCATCCTGATGGCCAGTCCTTCAGAAGACACCCTGATTATCCTTGCTGCGGCCAGCGCCGCCTTACTGATCCAGCCCGGCACCGCACAATTCTGGCAGATCGTCACTGCGATCGGGCTGACCGTCACCCCGCTGCTGGCCAGGCTGGGCCGGTCCGTTGCCAGACGGATCGATGCAGCGCCCGATCTGGCCTTAGATGAGGAAGAGCAGCGCGTCATCATCCTCGGAATCGGCCGGGTCGGACAGATGGTGGCGGAGATGCTCGCCACCCACAACCGCCCCTACCTCGCGATCGATTCCAATCCGGAGCTCACCGAACGGGCGCGGCGGGACGGGTTCCGGGCGCAGTTCGGCGATGCCAGCCGGCTCGACACACTCAGCCGCCTCGGCATCGGGCAGGCGCAGGCGGTGGTCCTGACCATGGACGAACCGGTGCTGGCACAGCGGCTGGTCTCCAGACTGCGCAAGGAGCATCCGGACCTGCTGATCGTGGCCCGCGCGCGCGACCTGCAGCACGCCGCCGCGCTCTACCGCGCCGGGGCCAGCCATGCCGTGCCGGAAACGCTGGAAAGCTCGCTCCAACTGTCCGAAGCGGTGCTCACCGATATCGGGGTGGCGGTCGGCCCGGTGATCGCCTCGATTCACGAGAAGCGTGACGAATTCCGCGCCCAGATCGAGCGGGATGGCGAACTCGATTACCGCCCCAAGCTGCGCTCAGGCACGGTCAGGCCGGATCCCGCTGCTGCGCCTTAG
- a CDS encoding class I SAM-dependent methyltransferase — MTDKNEWQGRVGQNWAAEWRRTDRSFTGLTDVLLNRASARPFRRALDVGCGAGELSLALARGHAGAEVVGLDISPDLIAVARERSGYLGNVFFDEGDASHWQLPGYAPDLIASRHGVMFFDRPVAAFAHLLAMAAPGARLVYSCFRDVSENPWADRVISLLPPEAVVPIDPLTPGPFAMADPVQVEGILAEAGWQEIRLEPVDFAFILGGGENPLEDAVSYMLTIGPAARAARMLPDEDRANFIGRLRRFLANNVEGGLIALRAGAWIVSAQKAL; from the coding sequence GTGACGGACAAGAACGAGTGGCAGGGCCGGGTCGGCCAGAACTGGGCGGCCGAGTGGCGCCGCACCGATCGCAGCTTCACCGGCCTGACCGATGTCCTGCTCAACCGCGCCAGCGCCCGCCCGTTTCGCCGGGCGCTCGATGTCGGCTGTGGTGCCGGCGAACTCTCGCTGGCCCTGGCCCGCGGCCATGCCGGCGCGGAAGTGGTCGGCCTCGACATCAGCCCTGACCTGATCGCGGTCGCGCGGGAACGCAGCGGCTATCTCGGCAACGTGTTCTTCGACGAGGGCGATGCGTCGCACTGGCAACTGCCCGGCTATGCCCCTGACCTGATTGCCTCCCGCCACGGTGTGATGTTCTTTGACCGGCCGGTCGCAGCCTTCGCCCATCTCCTGGCCATGGCCGCCCCCGGCGCGAGACTGGTCTATTCCTGCTTCCGCGATGTGTCGGAGAATCCCTGGGCCGACCGGGTCATCTCGCTCCTCCCGCCCGAGGCGGTCGTTCCGATCGACCCGCTGACCCCCGGGCCGTTCGCAATGGCTGACCCGGTCCAGGTCGAAGGCATACTGGCCGAGGCTGGCTGGCAGGAGATCCGGCTGGAACCGGTCGACTTCGCTTTCATCCTGGGGGGCGGGGAGAACCCGCTGGAGGATGCGGTCTCCTACATGCTCACGATCGGGCCCGCCGCGCGCGCCGCCCGGATGCTGCCGGACGAGGATCGCGCCAACTTCATCGGCCGTCTGCGCCGCTTCCTGGCCAACAATGTCGAGGGCGGGCTGATCGCCTTGCGAGCAGGGGCATGGATCGTTTCGGCACAAAAGGCGTTGTAA
- the alaS gene encoding alanine--tRNA ligase gives MTSTNEIRRSFLDYFGKAGHAVRPSAPLVPYSDPTLMFVNAGMVPFKNMFTGLETPPAPTATSSQKCVRAGGKHNDLDNVGYTARHHTFFEMLGNFSFGDYFKEQAILHAWTLLTREWGLPADKLTATVYHTDDEAFDLWRKIAGLPEERIIRIPTSDNFWSMGDTGPCGPCSEIFYDHGDHIPGGPPGSPDEDGDRFIEIWNLVFMQFEQAADGSRTDLPKPSIDTGMGLERIAAVMQGVHDNYDTDTFRALVAASESLTGVAAQGEQRASHRVIADHLRSTSFLMADGVLPSNEGRGYVLRRIMRRAMRHAHLLGAKDPLMHRLVPSLVAEMGQAYPELQRGQALIEEVLEREETQFRRTLEKGLGLLDEATGTMGGGDSLDGETAFRLYDTYGFPYDLTEDALRARGIGVDKAGFDAAMARQKAAARAAWKGSGQAADSEVWFDLAEREGGTEFTGYAATEGEGRVVALVRDGSEVQQASAGESVVVLTNQTPFYGESGGQTGDVGAISNNEGLRLSVSDTSKPLGRLHAHHATVEAGTIRVGDTVRLVVDVERRDRIRANHSATHLVHAALRGRLGSHVTQKGSLVAEERLRFDFSHPKPLSAEDIAAIEAEVNAEIRANEQVVTRLMSPDDAVEAGALALFGEKYGEEVRVLSMGRKGTQADGAERTYSVELCGGTHVRATGDIGLFRIVSESAVSSGVRRIEALTGEAARQWLVGREEALKAVAGTIKASPDEVEARVAALVEERKRLERELAEARRALALGGGGGAAGAPAEETVAGVSFSGQVYDGLDAKELRGLLDEAKKRIGSGVAAAVAVNDGRAAIAVAVTDDLTGRFDAVALVRAGVEALGGKGGGGRADMAQGGGPEAGKAAEAVAAVKAAMETVAA, from the coding sequence ATGACGTCCACCAACGAAATCCGCCGCAGCTTCCTCGATTATTTCGGCAAGGCTGGCCATGCCGTGCGCCCGAGTGCGCCGCTGGTTCCCTACAGCGATCCCACGCTGATGTTCGTCAACGCGGGGATGGTGCCGTTCAAGAACATGTTCACCGGGCTGGAAACCCCGCCCGCACCCACGGCCACCAGCAGCCAGAAGTGTGTCCGCGCCGGGGGCAAGCACAACGATCTCGACAATGTCGGCTACACCGCCCGGCATCACACCTTCTTCGAGATGCTCGGCAACTTCTCGTTCGGGGACTATTTCAAGGAACAGGCGATCCTCCATGCCTGGACCCTGCTGACCCGCGAATGGGGTCTGCCGGCCGACAAGCTCACCGCCACTGTCTATCACACCGATGACGAGGCGTTCGATCTGTGGCGCAAGATTGCCGGGCTGCCGGAGGAGCGGATCATCCGCATCCCGACCAGCGACAACTTCTGGTCGATGGGCGATACCGGCCCCTGCGGCCCGTGCAGCGAGATTTTCTACGACCACGGCGACCATATCCCCGGCGGCCCTCCGGGCAGCCCGGACGAGGACGGCGACCGGTTCATCGAGATCTGGAACCTGGTGTTCATGCAGTTCGAGCAGGCCGCCGACGGCAGCCGCACCGACCTGCCCAAGCCCTCGATCGATACCGGCATGGGCCTCGAACGCATCGCCGCCGTGATGCAGGGCGTGCACGACAACTATGATACCGACACCTTCCGCGCGCTGGTCGCTGCCAGCGAGAGCCTGACCGGTGTCGCCGCGCAGGGCGAGCAGCGCGCCAGCCACCGCGTGATTGCCGACCACCTGCGCTCGACCAGCTTCCTGATGGCCGACGGGGTGCTGCCCTCCAACGAAGGGCGCGGCTATGTGCTGCGCCGGATCATGCGCCGCGCCATGCGCCACGCGCACCTGCTGGGGGCGAAGGATCCGCTGATGCACCGCCTGGTGCCGTCACTGGTGGCCGAGATGGGGCAGGCCTATCCTGAACTCCAGCGCGGGCAGGCCCTGATCGAGGAAGTGCTGGAGCGCGAGGAAACCCAGTTCCGCCGCACGCTGGAGAAGGGCCTCGGCCTGCTCGACGAGGCGACCGGCACCATGGGCGGAGGCGACAGCCTCGACGGCGAAACCGCTTTCCGGCTCTATGACACCTACGGCTTCCCTTATGATCTGACCGAAGACGCGTTGCGGGCGCGCGGGATCGGGGTGGACAAGGCCGGGTTCGATGCGGCGATGGCGCGCCAGAAGGCGGCAGCGCGCGCAGCGTGGAAGGGCTCCGGCCAGGCGGCTGACAGCGAAGTCTGGTTCGATCTCGCCGAGCGTGAGGGCGGCACCGAGTTTACCGGATATGCCGCCACCGAAGGCGAAGGCCGGGTGGTGGCACTGGTGCGGGACGGCAGCGAGGTCCAGCAGGCCAGCGCGGGCGAGAGCGTGGTGGTGCTGACCAACCAGACCCCGTTCTACGGCGAAAGCGGCGGCCAGACCGGCGATGTCGGCGCGATTTCGAACAACGAAGGCCTGCGCCTGTCGGTCTCCGATACCTCCAAGCCATTGGGCCGCCTCCATGCGCATCATGCCACCGTGGAAGCGGGCACGATCCGCGTGGGCGATACCGTGCGGCTGGTGGTCGACGTCGAACGGCGTGACCGGATCCGGGCGAACCATTCGGCCACCCACCTGGTCCATGCCGCGCTGCGGGGCCGCCTCGGCAGCCATGTGACGCAGAAGGGATCGCTGGTAGCGGAAGAACGCCTGCGGTTCGACTTCTCGCACCCCAAGCCGCTCTCGGCGGAGGACATCGCCGCGATCGAGGCTGAAGTGAACGCGGAAATCCGCGCCAACGAGCAGGTCGTGACCCGCCTGATGAGCCCGGACGATGCGGTGGAAGCCGGCGCGCTGGCCCTGTTTGGCGAAAAATACGGCGAGGAAGTGCGCGTGCTGTCGATGGGCCGCAAGGGCACCCAGGCAGACGGGGCCGAGCGGACCTATTCGGTCGAGCTGTGCGGCGGCACACACGTGCGCGCCACCGGCGATATCGGCCTGTTCCGGATCGTTTCGGAAAGCGCGGTGTCCAGCGGCGTGCGCCGGATCGAGGCGCTGACCGGAGAGGCCGCGCGCCAGTGGCTGGTCGGCCGCGAAGAGGCTCTGAAGGCCGTGGCGGGGACGATCAAGGCCTCGCCTGACGAGGTCGAGGCCCGGGTTGCCGCGCTGGTGGAGGAACGCAAGCGGCTCGAACGCGAGCTGGCCGAGGCAAGGCGCGCGCTGGCGCTGGGCGGCGGCGGTGGCGCTGCTGGTGCGCCCGCTGAAGAGACAGTGGCCGGGGTCAGCTTCTCGGGCCAGGTCTATGACGGGCTGGACGCAAAGGAACTGCGCGGCCTGCTTGACGAGGCCAAGAAGCGGATCGGTTCGGGCGTGGCGGCGGCGGTGGCGGTGAATGACGGGCGCGCCGCCATTGCGGTGGCGGTGACGGACGACCTGACCGGGCGATTCGATGCGGTGGCGCTGGTGCGCGCCGGGGTCGAGGCGCTGGGCGGCAAGGGCGGCGGCGGGCGCGCGGACATGGCCCAGGGCGGCGGCCCCGAGGCGGGCAAGGCGGCCGAAGCCGTGGCTGCGGTCAAGGCGGCGATGGAGACCGTTGCCGCCTAA
- a CDS encoding DUF4139 domain-containing protein yields MRLITAALALLSLASPLQAREVVDASAPQAMSVTLYRDPSRGTGEAMNRDWPQGFAMISETRTVTLPPGESTVRFEGVAEGMVGVTAIVTGLPGGTIEMNRNAELLSPAALVNGALGNRVTITRTNPATGKAVSEEAVVRTRADGGLVLQTGAGFEAVRCAGLPEGLTFDRIPAGLSASPVFSIDTRDAGGGTYTVTLTYLAWGFDWQANYVATLAESRDDAKGDGEFTMRLLSWLTLLNDNGQSFPDAELMVIAGTLNVTSNYRDLAEPPVADPLRLTCYPLGSTAEGSGMPFYGSYPPPPPPPPPAPAMMADAAEIMVTGSRMNRIVVTAQKVRTAEEEQLGDLKLYRVPFPVTVAAKGLKQVAFLSKDAVRARYLYRIGCDPWERYAATDDVGDLEQAEVLLVTRNEMKKGLGVALPQGAMAVFEPGALGTQLVAETDLRDYPVGQDVELELSDSAQVFSQCAYNGPGDPPEDGAKWRRMRAEISNANSHPVRVRVVLGGAGEIEARWPRRKTEVRDGALVVEVTVPANRTEQFDWQLRETG; encoded by the coding sequence ATGCGCCTGATCACTGCCGCCCTGGCCCTGCTGTCGCTGGCAAGCCCGTTGCAGGCGCGCGAGGTGGTGGACGCCTCCGCGCCGCAGGCCATGTCGGTCACGCTCTACCGCGACCCGTCGCGCGGCACGGGCGAGGCGATGAACCGTGACTGGCCGCAAGGCTTCGCGATGATCAGTGAAACCCGCACTGTTACCCTGCCGCCGGGCGAATCGACCGTGCGCTTCGAAGGCGTGGCTGAAGGCATGGTGGGGGTGACCGCGATCGTCACCGGCCTGCCGGGCGGCACGATCGAGATGAACCGCAACGCGGAGCTGCTTTCGCCCGCCGCGCTGGTCAACGGCGCGCTGGGCAACCGGGTCACCATTACCCGCACCAACCCTGCCACCGGCAAGGCGGTGAGCGAAGAGGCGGTCGTCCGCACCCGCGCCGATGGCGGGCTGGTGCTCCAGACCGGGGCCGGGTTCGAGGCGGTGCGCTGCGCCGGCTTGCCCGAGGGGCTGACTTTTGACCGCATTCCCGCAGGGCTTTCCGCCAGCCCGGTGTTCAGCATCGATACCCGCGATGCAGGTGGGGGGACCTATACCGTCACCCTGACCTATCTCGCCTGGGGGTTTGACTGGCAGGCCAACTATGTCGCCACCCTGGCCGAGTCGCGCGACGACGCGAAGGGTGACGGCGAGTTTACGATGCGGCTGCTGAGCTGGCTGACCCTGCTCAACGACAACGGGCAATCATTTCCCGATGCCGAACTGATGGTGATCGCCGGCACGCTCAACGTCACCAGCAATTACCGGGATCTGGCCGAACCGCCGGTGGCCGATCCCCTGCGGCTGACCTGCTACCCGCTGGGGAGCACCGCCGAGGGGTCGGGCATGCCGTTCTACGGGTCCTATCCCCCTCCGCCGCCACCGCCGCCCCCAGCTCCTGCGATGATGGCGGATGCGGCGGAAATCATGGTTACCGGATCGCGGATGAACCGGATCGTCGTGACAGCTCAGAAGGTTCGCACGGCCGAGGAAGAGCAGCTGGGCGATCTCAAGCTTTACCGGGTGCCGTTCCCGGTCACCGTGGCGGCCAAGGGGCTCAAGCAGGTTGCCTTCCTGAGCAAGGACGCGGTGCGGGCGCGCTATCTCTACCGGATCGGGTGCGATCCGTGGGAAAGGTATGCCGCCACCGACGACGTGGGAGACCTGGAACAGGCCGAGGTCCTGCTGGTCACGCGCAACGAGATGAAGAAAGGGCTCGGCGTAGCTCTGCCGCAGGGCGCGATGGCGGTGTTCGAGCCGGGCGCGCTCGGCACCCAGCTGGTCGCCGAAACCGATCTGCGTGACTATCCCGTGGGCCAGGATGTCGAGCTGGAGCTGTCGGACAGTGCACAGGTGTTCAGCCAGTGCGCCTACAACGGGCCGGGTGACCCGCCCGAAGACGGCGCGAAGTGGCGAAGGATGCGGGCCGAGATCAGCAATGCCAATAGCCATCCGGTGCGGGTGCGCGTGGTGCTGGGCGGGGCGGGCGAGATCGAGGCCCGCTGGCCGCGCCGCAAGACCGAGGTCAGGGACGGCGCGCTCGTGGTCGAGGTCACGGTGCCGGCGAACAGGACCGAGCAGTTCGACTGGCAGCTGCGCGAAACCGGCTAG
- the recA gene encoding recombinase RecA: MAAQLKLVEGKEVNAERQKALDAALAQIDRAFGKGSAMKLGSKEAMQVEVIPTGSLGLDIALGVGGLPKGRVIEVYGPESSGKTTLALHVIAEAQKAGGTAAFVDAEHALDPVYAKKLGVDIDELIVSQPDTGEQALEIVDTLVRSNAIDVLVVDSVAALVPRAEIEGEMGDSHVGLQARLMSQSLRKLTGSISRSKCMVIFINQLRMKIGVMYGNPETTTGGNALKFYASVRLDIRRTGQIKDRDEIVGNATRVKVVKNKVAPPFKQVEFDIMYGEGISKIGEILDLGVKAGVVEKSGSWFSYDSIRIGQGRENAKQFLKENTELCDKLEAAIRGRTDVVAEEMMAGPDAED; this comes from the coding sequence ATGGCTGCGCAACTCAAGCTGGTGGAAGGCAAGGAAGTGAACGCAGAACGGCAGAAGGCGCTCGATGCAGCGCTCGCGCAGATTGACCGTGCATTCGGCAAGGGCTCGGCGATGAAGCTGGGCAGCAAGGAAGCGATGCAGGTGGAGGTAATCCCCACCGGTTCGCTCGGGCTCGACATTGCGCTTGGCGTGGGCGGCTTGCCCAAGGGCCGGGTGATCGAGGTCTATGGCCCGGAAAGCTCCGGCAAGACGACGCTGGCCCTGCATGTGATTGCCGAGGCGCAGAAGGCTGGCGGCACCGCTGCCTTCGTCGATGCCGAGCACGCGCTCGACCCGGTCTATGCCAAGAAGCTGGGGGTCGACATTGACGAGCTGATCGTGTCGCAGCCCGATACCGGCGAACAGGCGCTGGAAATCGTGGATACCCTGGTCCGCTCCAACGCGATCGACGTGCTGGTGGTCGACTCGGTTGCCGCCCTGGTTCCGCGTGCGGAGATCGAGGGCGAAATGGGTGACAGCCATGTCGGCCTCCAGGCCCGCCTGATGAGCCAGAGCCTGCGCAAGCTGACCGGCTCGATCAGCCGCTCCAAGTGCATGGTGATCTTCATCAACCAGCTGCGGATGAAGATCGGCGTGATGTATGGCAACCCGGAAACCACCACCGGCGGCAATGCGCTCAAGTTCTATGCCAGTGTCCGGCTCGACATTCGCCGCACCGGGCAGATCAAGGATCGTGACGAGATCGTCGGCAACGCGACCCGGGTGAAGGTGGTCAAGAACAAGGTGGCCCCTCCGTTCAAACAGGTCGAATTCGACATCATGTATGGTGAAGGCATTTCCAAGATCGGCGAGATCCTCGATCTCGGGGTCAAGGCCGGGGTGGTGGAGAAATCGGGCAGCTGGTTCAGCTACGATTCGATCCGGATCGGCCAGGGGCGCGAGAACGCCAAGCAGTTCCTCAAGGAAAATACCGAACTTTGCGACAAGCTGGAAGCCGCCATCCGCGGCCGAACCGACGTTGTCGCCGAGGAGATGATGGCCGGTCCTGACGCGGAGGACTGA
- a CDS encoding NADP-dependent isocitrate dehydrogenase — protein MQKIKVKNPVVELDGDEMTRIIWQWIRERLILPYLDIDLKYYDLSVEKRDETNDQITVDSANAIKQYGVGVKCATITPDEQRVEEFNLKQMWKSPNGTIRNILGGVVFREPIVIENVPRLVPGWTDPIVVGRHAFGDQYKATDTLIPGPGKLRLVFDGEDGTKIDLDVFDFPSAGVAMAMYNLDDSIRDFARASFNYGLNLGWPVYLSTKNTILKAYDGRFKDLFQEVFDSEGFAEKFKAAGIVYEHRLIDDMVASALKWSGKFVWACKNYDGDVQSDTVAQGFGSLGLMTSVLMSPDGKTIEAEAAHGTVTRHYRQHQQGKATSTNPIASIFAWTRGLMYRGKFDETPEVVRFAETLERVCIETVERGHMTKDLALLIGPEQSWMTTEQFFEAIVQNLEKEMASQA, from the coding sequence ATGCAGAAAATCAAGGTCAAGAACCCGGTCGTCGAACTCGACGGCGACGAGATGACGCGGATCATCTGGCAATGGATCCGCGAGCGGCTGATCCTGCCCTATCTCGACATCGACCTGAAGTACTACGACCTCTCGGTCGAGAAGCGGGACGAGACGAACGACCAGATTACCGTCGATTCCGCCAATGCGATCAAGCAGTACGGCGTGGGCGTGAAGTGTGCGACCATTACCCCGGACGAGCAGCGGGTGGAGGAATTCAACCTCAAGCAGATGTGGAAGAGCCCCAACGGGACCATCCGCAACATCCTGGGCGGCGTGGTCTTCCGCGAACCGATCGTGATCGAAAACGTGCCCCGGCTGGTGCCGGGCTGGACCGATCCCATTGTCGTCGGCCGCCATGCCTTCGGTGACCAGTACAAGGCCACCGACACGCTGATTCCCGGCCCGGGCAAGCTGCGGCTGGTGTTCGACGGCGAGGACGGCACCAAGATCGACCTCGACGTGTTCGACTTCCCCAGCGCGGGCGTCGCCATGGCGATGTACAACCTGGACGATTCGATCCGCGATTTTGCCCGCGCCAGCTTCAACTACGGCCTCAACCTCGGCTGGCCGGTGTACCTTTCGACCAAGAACACCATCCTCAAGGCCTATGACGGACGCTTCAAGGATCTGTTCCAGGAAGTGTTCGACAGCGAAGGCTTTGCCGAGAAGTTCAAGGCCGCCGGGATTGTCTACGAACACCGCCTGATTGACGACATGGTCGCCTCCGCCCTCAAGTGGAGCGGCAAGTTCGTGTGGGCATGCAAGAACTACGACGGCGACGTCCAGTCGGACACCGTCGCACAAGGGTTCGGCTCGCTCGGCCTGATGACCTCGGTCCTGATGAGCCCGGACGGCAAGACGATCGAGGCGGAAGCGGCGCACGGCACCGTCACCCGCCACTATCGCCAGCACCAGCAGGGCAAGGCAACCAGCACCAACCCGATCGCCAGCATCTTCGCCTGGACCCGCGGCCTGATGTATCGCGGCAAGTTCGACGAGACGCCCGAGGTGGTCCGCTTCGCCGAAACGCTGGAGCGGGTCTGCATCGAGACGGTCGAGCGCGGCCACATGACCAAGGACCTCGCGCTGCTGATCGGCCCGGAACAGAGCTGGATGACCACCGAACAGTTCTTCGAGGCAATCGTGCAGAACCTCGAAAAGGAAATGGCCAGCCAGGCCTGA